The sequence TATTGCAAAATACATGTCTGGACAATCATTATCATGTAGTGTTCCATGGTATTACCTTGATCATGTTGCGATTCCAGCTCATGTTACAGATGAAGTGCATTATATTCTTGCACATTTCAATATTAGAGAGAGGTGCTTGGTGGTGTATAATTCTATGACTCCGAGACGGAATAAGAAACCTGTTGAGAAAACTGTTACGGCATTCTCTGTGTTGATTCCTTTGTTTATGGAGTGTATTGGCTTCTATAATACGAGGGCAGACATAGACTTCAATCAAGGTCCATATGCAGTTGCAAGGTCTCATCCTTTGGCTATAAAGTTTGCAAAAGGTGTTCCTCAACAAGAAGATTGGTAAGTaacatattttaatttctatgtggtatttttttattaactttaaatgttatttttttttaaagtattttcaCACTTATTTGCAGTGACTGTGGTGCATTTGTGATTGCTTTTGCTGATCACATAATTCATGACACCATAAATGGCATATCTCCTAAACTCAACATTGCCAATTATCGTGATGACCTTGCTGTTTGTCTTTACCATCATGCTAAAAAGAAGCAAGAGGATGGGTACAAGACTGATGTAGAGGAACCTGAAAAGCCTGAGAAAACGAAGAAGAAGACTGATGTAGAGGAACCTGAAAAGCCCGagaaggaaaagaagaagaatgatGCAGAGGCACCTGAAAAGactgagaagaagaaaaagaaggatgTTGAAGAGGCACCTAGAAAACttgagaagaagaaaaggaagGTTGTTCAAGAGGCACCTGAAAAACCCGAGAAGAAAAAGATGTAgtagttttatattttttgtgtgAACATAAATTGAGTTCTTATTCTTAATGTCTCAGGCAGGCTCTTTGAGATTTCATACTTTGTTTCAAACACACCTGGTTACTTTCTTATATTGTTAGGTTACTTTGTAAAGCATGACAAACACACCtggttattttttttcctaatctTTTTCAATGAATAGGTGTCTTCTAATTCTTGTTTCAGTAATAAAAATTGGATTTAGTAATGATGAGCTGTATTATGTACCAGGTTACTTTATAAATCATAATAGACATGctaagttacttttttttttttattaaatcaagACATCAAATTttataagtaaaaaaattaaaattatacttgaaacaaaaacaaatatgtataaattgaaattttaatggTACCaggttaattaattttcttaattgaaTTTCAAAATACTGATATTAGGTTACTTTCTTATGTAGTTAGGTTACTTTGTAAAGCATGACAAACACACTAGGttacttttttcttcttcattttttttattattttgttttaaaaaaaaagtattcaaAGTTTGATCAATATTCATTTAAGCAAAAGAACTAATGTTTTCCCAAGGTAAAGAATGTAACAAATCATTACAACCTTATGTAGTATGGTGTCCATAGTAACTTGTTCCTTTTTTATGAATGAATATAACGAGCAACATCCTTAAGTAAAAGTAAATGAATCATTCTCTTGGCTTGTGTGGCTTCTCCATAGGTGGGTTTCTGCACGTTTTTCTATTATGACCTGATTTGCCACATCGTCCACACTTCATAACCACTCTTGGCTCTCCCCGTGCTCTTATCCTTCTCCTCCTTGGTCTACCGGGAGGAATTTTTCCTTTTGGAGGTAGGACAAGTATGTCCAATTCTTCTGGTAGACTCCATTCATCCTCATGTGGCAAAGGATAAACTGTTTCTGCATAAGTTGCTTTCATTGTTTCAGTTTTGTAGTAAGCAGAACAAAACTCATAGCAATTTAGCCTTTTTTTTGCAATGACAGCAAGTGCATGTGAACATGGTACTTCATCTTCTTGAAACCTTCTACATGTGCATGTTTTCTCTTGAATATTGACTATATAAGTTCCTCTTTCTTCAATCACTTCTGAAAAAATAGTGTTGCATTGTCTCACCTGTCAAACATatgtaaaataacaataaaaaaaaggtATTACAAATAATGTCACCTGGTACAAATTTGTTCAGTATATTAATATATCAGGTTactttattttagttttcaaaatatagtattaatcaattaaaagcAAACAACATACCTCAAATTTAGTAGATTTTAGATAGTTCTCTCTCAATACAGCTTCAGCTTCTGATGATATCGCTGTAAAGGTTCCATTCGCCTCATTTCCATTAGTCCAAACCCATTTTTGTACAACGCTTCTTATGCATTCCAACATTAAGGTTATTGGCAAATTCCTTGCCGCTTTATTTGCTGCATTAATAGACTCCGCTATATTTGATGTCATCATGGTATATCTCCTTTTTGGTGAGTGAGATCTCGCCCATGTATGGTAACCTACTTTTTCTAAGTAAGGCCTTATACGGGCATCTATTTTGTCAAGAGCAGCCATATAGTACTCAAACCCAACCAATGTATATGCTTTTGCTGCTTTAACAAAGTTTATAGTCAAATCATCTCCATGGATATGAAGATTGGCCTTAATGTTGTTAAGTAGATGAAAAATGCATGCTCCATGGAAGACATTAGGGTATACTGTTTGAACAGCATTTTCGATGCTTTGATGTCTATCAGATATGATTACTAGATctgcaaaaataattttagtgttAGGATTTTACTGTTGGTAACAtggacaaaataataattttattctgaaagtAAAAGTAACCtggtacaaaaaaaaattaaataggtGACATTTTACAAGAATTAGAaacaaaaataagataaatacaACAGATTACCTTTACGTTCTCCATATGTTTCTTTGAGCTTTGTGAAGAAATATTCCCAAGCTTCATCATTCTCTGAATCGCCAACACCAAATGCTAATGGAAAAATATTGTTACTTGCATCCATTGTAGATGCTGTGAACAATGTGCCTCGATATGAAGATTTCATGAAGGTTCCATCAACGACAATAATTGGTCTACAATGTTGCCATCCTTTGATGGAATGTGCATATGCTAGATACAAGTATTTGAATCGATCTTTGTCATCTGTGGTCAAGCTAGTAATGGTTCCAGGATTTGCTACTTTTAACATATGAAGATACATTGGTAACTGTTGGTATGATTCATCTGTCTTTCCTCTTACCAATTCTATAGCTTTTTCTCTTGATCTCCAAGCTTTTGAGTAACTCATAGATACTCCATAATCATCAAGCATATCTTTCATGATATCATTTGGTGTGTGCACTCTCT is a genomic window of Cannabis sativa cultivar Pink pepper isolate KNU-18-1 chromosome 9, ASM2916894v1, whole genome shotgun sequence containing:
- the LOC115706761 gene encoding uncharacterized protein LOC115706761, which codes for MFSCYFQITKNEEPHTPFVVVSPDLKSTTEKAKLSTENMVDLEKREPKPSAIFQSPFVTDFGSSEPVPVGKRKNLEIVKGIIPFRKEIGKNATTEETQAYNDWYFEGYKPNTKNKFVADANDIDFDFGIMHIKKKYWFYQLQTCGQFLSDSHIDVIMYYLRKKIMHSGTINLLVTTTDSIFYKVVRTTYESYLANGNNVINQESIIAKYMSGQSLSCSVPWYYLDHVAIPAHVTDEVHYILAHFNIRERCLVVYNSMTPRRNKKPVEKTVTAFSVLIPLFMECIGFYNTRADIDFNQGPYAVARSHPLAIKFAKGVPQQEDCDCGAFVIAFADHIIHDTINGISPKLNIANYRDDLAVCLYHHAKKKQEDGYKTDVEEPEKPEKTKKKTDVEEPEKPEKEKKKNDAEAPEKTEKKKKKDVEEAPRKLEKKKRKVVQEAPEKPEKKKM
- the LOC115696795 gene encoding uncharacterized protein LOC115696795, translated to MNFVKALIHYGGEWNESNCYSNYKVAGVHIPENCSLFDLGNLIKNEINTTWDNVEISYQVTKSEPPIKMLTNNSVLFYIDLKKSCNSILELPLCIEECYYTSFQNTVTNHELIQTHYQHSEKNQAAIHNMGIGSLVLQARTIIESEIFEDGTSSNHNSRRLADYTNEVADFIIEETTRNKRKREEDKTIIETHKLQTLVEGQLFKDKKMFKSGLCYYAMINNFQFRTKRSEPREYVVTCVDENCKWYVRASTFKHTDYFKVRKYVKEHTCSLEVIMEDHRQANCNVIGELIKTKFTTIKRVHTPNDIMKDMLDDYGVSMSYSKAWRSREKAIELVRGKTDESYQQLPMYLHMLKVANPGTITSLTTDDKDRFKYLYLAYAHSIKGWQHCRPIIVVDGTFMKSSYRGTLFTASTMDASNNIFPLAFGVGDSENDEAWEYFFTKLKETYGERKDLVIISDRHQSIENAVQTVYPNVFHGACIFHLLNNIKANLHIHGDDLTINFVKAAKAYTLVGFEYYMAALDKIDARIRPYLEKVGYHTWARSHSPKRRYTMMTSNIAESINAANKAARNLPITLMLECIRSVVQKWVWTNGNEANGTFTAISSEAEAVLRENYLKSTKFEVRQCNTIFSEVIEERGTYIVNIQEKTCTCRRFQEDEVPCSHALAVIAKKRLNCYEFCSAYYKTETMKATYAETVYPLPHEDEWSLPEELDILVLPPKGKIPPGRPRRRRIRARGEPRVVMKCGRCGKSGHNRKTCRNPPMEKPHKPRE